From the Oryza glaberrima chromosome 5, OglaRS2, whole genome shotgun sequence genome, one window contains:
- the LOC127774946 gene encoding uncharacterized protein LOC127774946, with amino-acid sequence MGAAQSRRRPAAMGRWAYLPEDLLDDIVRRLPCEVDRLRMSHVCRSWRVALTKAEPPAPPPPPPLPWLLLPEVDGEHGLTFSCVLSGWRRTHPFFLPHAARRARYFGSYDGAWLFLAIDGPQGDQAVQAQDHVLVNLNNFQYLDLPNAIPLNWDLPPEAQDLERIAIVAATLSCPPTEQGCVVAGIIVLPQALLRGVAFWRMGDRVVSAVFAEAWPPEQVEDLIYFKGREGHENFLLLTDGENIYVCQPMFHGDDPPMVPVFSNLVRFKPRGSSGQRVLARYLVESRGDILMVVRFRSDLQSSEFRVFQHKDGEFGENLWSLMSELDGRMLFVGRGCSRSYEARDYRYPGMEGVYFLDDRSFHDQIVGFDGDAPKEPYRCIDNGRCSRPPSQVERCFPERGQSRSKYSPPVWILP; translated from the coding sequence ATGGGCGCCGCTCAgtctcggcggcggccggcggccatgggcCGATGGGCGTACCTCCCCGAGGACCTCCTCGACGACAtcgtccgccgcctcccgtgcgaGGTCGACCGCCTCCGCATGAGCCACGTCTGCCGCTCCTGGCGCGTGGCGCTCACGAAGGCCGagcccccggcgccgccgccgcctcccccgctcCCGTGGCTCCTCCTCCCGGAAGTCGACGGCGAGCACGGGCTTACCTTCTCCTGCGTCCTCAGCGGCTGGCGCCGCACccaccccttcttcctcccgcacgcggcgcgccgcgcccgcTACTTCGGTTCGTACGACGGCGCCTGGCTCTTCCTCGCCATCGACGGCCCGCAAGGAGACCAAGCAGTCCAAGCTCAAGACCACGTCCTCGTCAACCTCAACAACTTCCAGTACCTCGACCTCCCCAACGCGATCCCCCTCAACTGGGATCTCCCTCCGGAAGCGCAGGATCTCGAGAGaatcgccatcgtcgccgccactcTCTCGTGCCCGCCGACTGAACAAGGATGCGTCGTCGCCGGTATCATCGTACTTCCTCAGGCCCTCCTCCGCGGAGTCGCGTTCTGGCGCATGGGCGATCGCGTCGTCTCGGCGGTTTTCGCGGAGGCGTGGCCACCGGAGCAAGTGGAGGACCTCATATACTTCAAGGGAAGGGAAGGCCATGAAAATTTCCTTCTGCTCACCGATGGGGAAAACATTTACGTGTGTCAACCCATGTTCCATGGAGATGACCCGCCAATGGTGCCAGTATTCTCGAATTTGGTGCGCTTCAAGCCGCGCGGATCCAGCGGCCAGCGGGTCCTTGCTCGCTACCTCGTGGAGTCCCGAGGGGATATTCTCATGGTCGTCAGGTTTCGCTCTGATCTTCAGTCGTCGGAGTTCCGGGTGTTCCAACACAAAGACGGCGAGTTTGGGGAGAACTTGTGGAGCTTGATGTCTGAGCTCGATGGCCGTATGCTGTTCGTCGGACGAGGCTGCTCCAGATCGTACGAGGCGCGCGACTACAGGTACCCTGGCATGGAGGGCGTCTACTTCTTGGATGACCGGAGCTTCCACGACCAGATCGTGGGGTTCGATGGCGATGCACCCAAGGAGCCGTACCGCTGCATCGACAACGGGAGATGTTCGAGACCACCTTCCCAGGTCGAGCGCTGCTTCCCGGAGCGGGGCCAGTCGAGATCCAAGTACTCGCCTCCGGTTTGGATTCTCCCTTGA